The Apilactobacillus apisilvae genomic interval GAACTATTGAGCTTAGAAAATATCCGCATTATCAAATTAAATTTATATTAGGCGATAAATCTTTGGTTACGGACTATACCTTTTCTCGCAGCATTGAAAATACTGCCAATGTAATTAAAGTAGTTAAAACTTCTGAAATTAAAGGTAAGAAAAAAGTTACCACAGTGAAATCAGTAGGAAAGGGTGCTAAGAAGCACCAAAAAAAGTCCACTAAGACGATTACTACCAAAGAGGGTAAGAAGATATTTACCAAGAGTGCCGAAGGTGGCACAGTCGAAAAATGGGGTAAATTAGTTTATACCAAAAACATTACTTCGAAAACTAATGCTGCCCAGATGAAACAAGAAGCTCAAAACTTATTAAAGCAAAAAAATAAGCAAGAGAATCAATTGAAAATATCTGCCATTGGGAATGTCTATTTACAGGCTGGTAACTCTGTCATGGTCAAAATCAAAGATTTGAGTCAAATTGGTGTTGGCACTAAGAAATATCTCATCAAAAAAGCGATCCACAATTTTGGCGATAAATATACTGTAGACTTGGAGCTGAGAATTTAATGGCTGGAGAAAGATTATTAGAACTGATCAATGCTCGTGGAGGCAATAATTCTGAGTATGCTGATTTAGTATTTGGCACCGTTACCAGTACCAGTCCGCTCAAAATCCAATATACCGAAAAAATATTTTTGACTGATGTCTTTCTAATCTTAGGTAAGCATGTGCAAGATCATGAAGAAACTATGCTCATTAATGGAACTGAGAAAAAGGTAACTATTAAGCAAGCTCTCAAGACTGATGATAAGGTGGCCATGTTCCGCTTAGATGGCGGCCAAAGATTTTATGTATTTGAAAAAATGTAAAGGTGGTGTTCAATATGGCAGATGAAGATTTACAAGATGATGCAGATGATGAAGTCCTAGATAACGATATGGAAGAAGTCACTCTACCTAGTAAAACTTTTGCAGTCGAAAATGGACGAGTCATCAGATTGATTGATGGTCGTGAAGCTATGCAGCAAGCTATCAATAAAGTTCTTACTACTGAGAGATTCGTCTTTCCTATCTACGATGAAAATTATGGTAGTGATGCAATGGATTTAATTGGAAAAGATGCAGATTATATTCACACTGATATTGAGCGAGTAATTGAAGAGGCTTTAACTGCTGATGACCGCATTAGCTCCGTTACGATTGATGAAGTCATTGACATGACCGATAGTATTTTAGTCACGGGTAGTGCAGAAACTATCTTTGGAAAGATTGACATTGAAGGAGAGGTGAAATCAGATTAATCCACAAGATTTAATTAATGACTTATTAAGCAAAGATTTTGATTATTTTATCAATGATTTACTAAAAGAAGTTCCTGAAGACATTGACACCCGACAAGGTTCAGTTATGTATGATGCATTAGCTCCTGCCGCTCACAAATTAGCCGAGCAACAAGTCGATATGGCCAATTTAGTTAAGCAGTCGCATATTGCTACTGCTAACAGTGAGTTTTTGGACTGGTTTGCTCAAGATAAAGGTACTGAGCGGGATGTATCCACTTATGCTAAAGTCACTGCCAAAGTCTTAGACGAAAACAATAACGCCGTAACCAACATAGATATTGGTGATAGGTTCGCCTCAATCGGGGATGAGCCTATTTTTTATACAGTTATTGCTATTAATTCTGATAGTAGTGTTCTTTTACAAAGTGAGTCTGTTGGTTCGACTGCTAACTCATATATTGGCCAAATTCAACCAGCTACACCCAATGACAGTATCAATTGGGCAGAAATTACTGAAATATCAGTTCCAGCCAAAGATGAAGAATCTGATGAGAGCCTTAGAAGTCGTTTGCTAAGCCCTAACCAGTACATTAACTATGGTGGTAATGTTAACGACTATAAAGCGATGTTAGATAACATTAAGGATGTTGGAGCAGTTCAGATTTATCCCGCATGGCAAGGGGGCGGGACTGTTAAGTTAGTTATCTTAGACAACAACCTAAATCCTGCTACTTCTACTCTTTTGAATGAAGTTAAAGTAACAGTCGACCCTGTAACCGATAGTGGTTTGGGCTATGGATTAGCTCCGATTGGCCATCAAGTAACTGTAACTACCCCAGAACTTTTTGATGTAAATGTAAATGTCAAAGTTACTACTGATGGCAAGATTGGTCTTGATATCTTAAATAATGAAATTAAAAGTGCAATCCAAAATTATTTTAATGATCTAAGAAAGAAATGGGATAAAGATAATAATTTTAAATATGAAATGACCATTTACAGATCACAAATAATGGCCATTGTCTTACAACTAGAACACGTTGTAAATGCTGAAATGCCTAAAGTAAATAATGCTGACTCAGATATTGATTTAGTTTTCAATAACGAAACTTCACAATTACCTAATTTAAAGGATGTGATGATTGATGATTAGCAATTTGCAACCAGATTATTATACTGGTGTTTATGAATTTGAAGAACTGGCAAAAATAGAAGATAGAGAATTTAATAAATTTGATGATTATTTAACCCGCCAGTTAATTAATTTATTTGTTAGCAAAGCTGATGAGCAAGGTATCGAAGTTTTTGAAAATGAATACAATATTACTACTGATACTACTAAGTCATTAGAAGATAGACGGTACCAAATTCTAACTAGATTATTGCCACCACAACCAATAACTTTTCCATATTTTAAAAATCTATTAAAGATTATAGGATTAAAAGCTACTATGACTGTAAATGCAGTTAAGCAAAGTTATAAAGCAGTTGTGGATAAGGCTAATATGAATGCAGAACAAATTAACCGTTTAAATCAACTCATTCAAACTTATCTCCCTGCTGACTTAGCTAAAGAAATTTATGCTTACATTTATACAAAAACTACTTTAAATCATTATTTAGGAATTGCTAATTCAACTAAAATAAAGGCTCATGCTGATTATAAGCACGAGCCTTTTGTAGTTAAAAGTAAATTTGAAAATTATGTAGGTGTAGCTAATAAATTGAAACTTTATGCTCACACCGATTCACGAAAGGAGATAAGCAATGGTAAAACTATTTAGAAATACTGCTTTAACTACTGCTGGCTTTCAAGTAGCCAATAAAGCCGCTGTGGGACTTTTAAAGTATGAAATTACAAGAGCAGCATCTACTGATATGGATTTAACACAATATACTGATGATGAGTTAAAAAACTTAACTTCACTACCTAATGAAATCGATAGTGGAGAAATTGTGGATCGTGATGATTCTAAAGATGATAACTCATTGAGTACCATTTCAACGCTGTTTAATAACAAAAACTATGAAAAAGGCTACACAATTAAAGCTGTAGGTATCTATGGAAAAACTGATGAGGGTAAAGAATTTCTACATTCAGTTACTGTATCGGAGACGCCCGTAATTGTCCCAGAATGGACAACCAATAAATTTGATGGTTTAGGTTTAGATGTTGTGATTGTGTCCGGCGATAATAAGCATATGGACGTAGACTTATCAGATGCTGGGACTGCCAGTATTGGTTATGTGCAAAAAGCATTAGCTAAAATTGATTTATCCTCAGCAACCACTAAAGCTAATGAATATACAGATAGCCAATTAAAAAATTACACCAATACACTTAACATGAATAATTTACTGAATGGTAAACAAGATAAGGGTAATTATGTAACTAGTGAACAGTTAGATGCAAAAGATTACGCCACTACTAAATCAGTTAATGGTGTAAGTTCTAAATTAGACCAATTAGGATTTACAAAGACTGATAGACTTTATGTTGATGGTAAACCAGTTTTAGTCGCTACTGCTCCTAATGCTCCTAAATTATCAGCTTCAATTAATAGTGATACTGGCAACCTTGATTATAAAATTACGCCACCTAAGATTGATGGTGGAGCTTCAATTACTAAATACCAAATTAGTTATAAAAAGAAAAAAGACAATGACTGGAATATTATTAACGTTGATGCTGAACAATTAAATGGCACTTTAAGCAATCTTGAAAAGGGATCTATTTACCAACTCAAAGCAGTTGCTATCAACTACGCAGGTTCTGGTGTAGGGAGCGATACAGTAACAGTTTTAACAGCAGTTGCTCCTAAAGATGTAACTATACAGGTTAACAATGAATATCCAAAAGTAAGCTACTCCATCAATGTAGGCAACAATGGTGGTGCAGATGTACAGTATTATCAACTTTTTTATAAAAAAGATAACGATTCATATTGGCAATTTATTGACCATCCTAATTCAAGTGGCTTAATTAGTAATTTAGAAAATAATTGTAATTACTTATTTAAGGCTAAAGCAGGCAATGCTGGAGGATTAAGTGTGGAGAGCGATATTTCTATATTAAACTTTGTAGATAATAATGTTTATGGAGTTACATGGAATAGAGACCGCAATAACTATAACTTGGATAGAATTGGTAGTAGTAATGTGAATAATGCTGCTATTTTTCAAGATTTAACTACAGTAAGACATTTTGAAAATGATTATGTCAGAATTCCCAAATTCTATATAAATAAAGTCTTATCAACTAATTCTGATATTCCATATAAATGGGAGATAAGTATGATGAAACATGATGAAAGTTGGTATCTTCCAAAATGCTTTTGGAGCTTTAAAAATAATAAAGAATTGCCCTATGTCGATATATGTAAAAGTCATGGAAGTATTTTTAGTAATGAAAAAGATAACGGACGATTACAACTTTTAGATATGCCAACGATAGATGTATTAACTGTTTTAACACTAATATTTACTGGAAATCTGAATGTAATTAATCCTTTCGGTGTTGATATAACATCAGAAAGGCTCTTTATTGATGGAATAGTTATGAAAAACGATACCTTTATTTCATACAAAGATAATCCATCTATTAATCAATATGTAGAAGTTAACTGTAGTAGAGTCCCTGTTAATGGTAAGCCAATCGCTGGAATAGGATATGATGCAAATCATCCAGAAATCAATTTAGACTCATCTTATTTTCCTTCTGGTAATTCTAGTTTAGGATATTTGTCCACTAGTCATACTTCAACTTTATCTTGGAATGCTGGCATAGGCAAAGGATATTTTGCATTTGATCAATATTATATGAGTGTTTCTGACACAATATATGTAGTTAAAGCTGATATGTAAAGGAGTGATATATTATGGAAATTTATGCAACAGTTCCAGAGACTATTGATGATACAGCTATGTGCATACGTCTTGATCCAATCGAATATGGTCA includes:
- a CDS encoding putative phage tail protein → MISNLQPDYYTGVYEFEELAKIEDREFNKFDDYLTRQLINLFVSKADEQGIEVFENEYNITTDTTKSLEDRRYQILTRLLPPQPITFPYFKNLLKIIGLKATMTVNAVKQSYKAVVDKANMNAEQINRLNQLIQTYLPADLAKEIYAYIYTKTTLNHYLGIANSTKIKAHADYKHEPFVVKSKFENYVGVANKLKLYAHTDSRKEISNGKTI
- a CDS encoding DUF2634 domain-containing protein codes for the protein MADEDLQDDADDEVLDNDMEEVTLPSKTFAVENGRVIRLIDGREAMQQAINKVLTTERFVFPIYDENYGSDAMDLIGKDADYIHTDIERVIEEALTADDRISSVTIDEVIDMTDSILVTGSAETIFGKIDIEGEVKSD
- a CDS encoding XkdQ/YqbQ family protein → MSNITKFIIKRRTKDESWDVRKLVTDVKLTTDMNYSAGELDFNLIEVNDGFSVHNGDIVIFNWNHNKTFFGYIFNYELNKGGSFKVTAYDKMRYLKSTDSIMFPVSTLGQRFNTICNFLEVKHKVMANPNHKLKSEIADDKTYFSMLQSAIDKTRRATGEHFFLRDNYGTIELRKYPHYQIKFILGDKSLVTDYTFSRSIENTANVIKVVKTSEIKGKKKVTTVKSVGKGAKKHQKKSTKTITTKEGKKIFTKSAEGGTVEKWGKLVYTKNITSKTNAAQMKQEAQNLLKQKNKQENQLKISAIGNVYLQAGNSVMVKIKDLSQIGVGTKKYLIKKAIHNFGDKYTVDLELRI
- a CDS encoding DUF2577 domain-containing protein, with translation MAGERLLELINARGGNNSEYADLVFGTVTSTSPLKIQYTEKIFLTDVFLILGKHVQDHEETMLINGTEKKVTIKQALKTDDKVAMFRLDGGQRFYVFEKM
- a CDS encoding fibronectin type III domain-containing protein; amino-acid sequence: MVKLFRNTALTTAGFQVANKAAVGLLKYEITRAASTDMDLTQYTDDELKNLTSLPNEIDSGEIVDRDDSKDDNSLSTISTLFNNKNYEKGYTIKAVGIYGKTDEGKEFLHSVTVSETPVIVPEWTTNKFDGLGLDVVIVSGDNKHMDVDLSDAGTASIGYVQKALAKIDLSSATTKANEYTDSQLKNYTNTLNMNNLLNGKQDKGNYVTSEQLDAKDYATTKSVNGVSSKLDQLGFTKTDRLYVDGKPVLVATAPNAPKLSASINSDTGNLDYKITPPKIDGGASITKYQISYKKKKDNDWNIINVDAEQLNGTLSNLEKGSIYQLKAVAINYAGSGVGSDTVTVLTAVAPKDVTIQVNNEYPKVSYSINVGNNGGADVQYYQLFYKKDNDSYWQFIDHPNSSGLISNLENNCNYLFKAKAGNAGGLSVESDISILNFVDNNVYGVTWNRDRNNYNLDRIGSSNVNNAAIFQDLTTVRHFENDYVRIPKFYINKVLSTNSDIPYKWEISMMKHDESWYLPKCFWSFKNNKELPYVDICKSHGSIFSNEKDNGRLQLLDMPTIDVLTVLTLIFTGNLNVINPFGVDITSERLFIDGIVMKNDTFISYKDNPSINQYVEVNCSRVPVNGKPIAGIGYDANHPEINLDSSYFPSGNSSLGYLSTSHTSTLSWNAGIGKGYFAFDQYYMSVSDTIYVVKADM
- a CDS encoding baseplate J/gp47 family protein; the protein is MYDALAPAAHKLAEQQVDMANLVKQSHIATANSEFLDWFAQDKGTERDVSTYAKVTAKVLDENNNAVTNIDIGDRFASIGDEPIFYTVIAINSDSSVLLQSESVGSTANSYIGQIQPATPNDSINWAEITEISVPAKDEESDESLRSRLLSPNQYINYGGNVNDYKAMLDNIKDVGAVQIYPAWQGGGTVKLVILDNNLNPATSTLLNEVKVTVDPVTDSGLGYGLAPIGHQVTVTTPELFDVNVNVKVTTDGKIGLDILNNEIKSAIQNYFNDLRKKWDKDNNFKYEMTIYRSQIMAIVLQLEHVVNAEMPKVNNADSDIDLVFNNETSQLPNLKDVMIDD